One Capsicum annuum cultivar UCD-10X-F1 chromosome 2, UCD10Xv1.1, whole genome shotgun sequence genomic window carries:
- the LOC107860115 gene encoding probable calcium-binding protein CML18: MAKTPSDSKQPTVSAAEMDEVEKVFRKFDANGDGKISLSELGAILNALGSKTSLDEVKRIMLEVDTDGDGFIDLQEFAAFHCPAGGGESDSKELREAFDLYDKDKNGKITAAELHSVMKSLGEKCSLKDCRRMISKVDVDGDGCVNFEEFKKMMSRT, encoded by the coding sequence ATGGCCAAAACTCCAAGCGATTCCAAACAGCCGACAGTTTCAGCAGCGGAGATGGACGAAGTCGAGAAGGTTTTCCGTAAATTTGACGCCAATGGCGACGGAAAAATCTCTCTATCGGAGCTAGGCGCGATTCTGAATGCTCTTGGTAGCAAGACATCGCTAGATGAGGTAAAGCGAATAATGCTGGAAGTTGATACCGATGGCGATGGTTTCATTGATTTGCAAGAGTTTGCTGCTTTTCACTGTCCGGCTGGAGGAGGGGAGAGTGATAGTAAGGAGCTTCGTGAGGCTTTTGACTTGTACGACAaggataaaaatggaaaaattactGCGGCGGAATTGCATTCGGTTATGAAGAGCCTTGGAGAGAAGTGCTCGCTTAAGGATTGCCGTCGGATGATCAGCAAGGTCGACGTCGATGGCGATGGATGCGTCAACTTTGAGGAGTTTAAGAAGATGATGAGTAGGACTTGA
- the LOC107860116 gene encoding GDP-L-galactose phosphorylase 2 isoform X1 translates to MLTIKRVPTVVSNYQEDVLLESNVVGCGRKCLGKCCLPVSMLPLYSFKNDDNEPMEHNIHTLPEEEYQISFLNNLLLGLWEERMSQGLFRYDVTTCETKVIPGKCGFIAQLNEGRHLKKRPTEFRIDKVLQPFDENKFNFTKVGQDEVLFRFEPSTDYKRRYFSGMGVDAGISPSIVAINVSPIEYGHVLLIPRVLDCLPQRIGRDTFTIALHFAREMADPFFRVGYNSLGAFATINHLHYQAYYLSVPFPVEKAPVRKILARKGLGGAGVIVSKLLNYPVRGFTFEGENGSTIRDLSEVVVNSCISLQNKNIPFNILIAQCGKKIFLFPQCYAEKQALGVVDQGLLDTQVNPAVWEISGHMVLKRTKDYEDASEKLAWKLLSEVSLSEEKFEEVKGYISEAANLEEMEEDKSINPDKEIPDSPGPRVASHVPQDCLVLH, encoded by the exons ATGTTGACTATAAAGAGGGTGCCCACAGTAGTTTCAAACTACCAAGAGGACGTTCTTCTTGAAAGTAACGTCGTTGGTTGTGGCAGAAAGTGCCTTGGAAAATGCTGCTTGCCTG TTTCCATGCTTCCTCTATACTCATTCAAGAATGATGACAATGAGCCAATGGAacataatattcataccttaccTGAGGAGGAGTATCAGATATCATTCTTAAACAATTTGCTGTTAGGTCTATGGGAGGAGCGGATGAGCCAGGGACTATTTCGATATGACGTGACAACCTGTGAAACAAAGGTCATTCCTGGGAAATGTGGTTTTATTGCACAGCTGAATGAGGGGCGCCACCTAAAGAAGCGCCCAACAGAGTTTCGCATTGATAAGGTTCTTCAGCCTTTTGATGAGAACAAATTCAACTTTACCAAAGTGGGACAGGACGAAGTGCTTTTCAGGTTTGAACCAAGCACTGACTACAAACGGCGTTACTTTTCGGGCATGGGAGTAGACGCTGGTATTTCACCTAGTATTGTTGCTATCAAT GTGAGCCCTATTGAGTATGGCCACGTGCTTTTGATACCTCGAGTTCTTGATTGTTTACCTCAGAGAATTGGTCGTGATACTTTCACAATTGCTCTCCATTTTGCCAGAGAAATGGCAGATCCCTTCTTTAGGGTAGGTTATAACAGTTTGGGCGCTTTTGCTACCATTAACCACCTCCACTACCAG GCATATTACTTGTCAGTTCCATTTCCAGTTGAGAAAGCACCAGTACGGAAGATACTGGCAAGGAAGGGGCTGGGTGGCGCTGGAGTGATTGTTTCGAAGTTATTAAATTACCCTGTGAGAGGTTTTacttttgagggagaaaatggaAGTACCATCCGTGATTTGTCTGAGGTTGTTGTCAATTCCTGCATCTCCCTTCAGAATAAAAACATCCCTTTCAACATTCTCATTGCTCAGTGTGGAAAGAAGATTTTTCTGTTTCCCCAG TGTTATGCAGAGAAGCAAGCTCTTGGAGTTGTAGACCAAGGGCTCCTCGATACTCAGGTGAACCCCGCTGTGTGGGAAATTAGTGGACATATGGTGCTTAAGCGAACAAAGGATTACGAAGATGCATCAGAGAAACTTGCATGGAAACTTCTTTCTGAGGTTTCCTTATCGGAGGAGAAATTTGAAGAGGTGAAGGGCTATATTTCTGAAGCTGCTAATTTGGAAGAAATGGAGGAGGATAAAAGCATCAACCCAGATAAGGAAATTCCAGATTCTCCTGGTCCGAGAGTGGCCTCACATGTGCCTCAAGATTGTTTGGTGCTACACTGA
- the LOC107860116 gene encoding GDP-L-galactose phosphorylase 1 isoform X2: protein MLTIKRVPTVVSNYQEDVLLESNVVGCGRKCLGKCCLPVSMLPLYSFKNDDNEPMEHNIHTLPEEEYQISFLNNLLLGLWEERMSQGLFRYDVTTCETKVIPGKCGFIAQLNEGRHLKKRPTEFRIDKVLQPFDENKFNFTKVGQDEVLFRFEPSTDYKRRYFSGMGVDAGISPSIVAINVSPIEYGHVLLIPRVLDCLPQRIGRDTFTIALHFAREMADPFFRVGYNSLGAFATINHLHYQAYYLSVPFPVEKAPVRKILARKGLGGAGVIVSKLLNYPVRGFTFEGENGSTIRDLSEVVVNSCISLQNKNIPFNILIAQCGKKIFLFPQCPPTTVTEKGSLFTYGIAGNNRAANVGSGEDGVYTALPLP from the exons ATGTTGACTATAAAGAGGGTGCCCACAGTAGTTTCAAACTACCAAGAGGACGTTCTTCTTGAAAGTAACGTCGTTGGTTGTGGCAGAAAGTGCCTTGGAAAATGCTGCTTGCCTG TTTCCATGCTTCCTCTATACTCATTCAAGAATGATGACAATGAGCCAATGGAacataatattcataccttaccTGAGGAGGAGTATCAGATATCATTCTTAAACAATTTGCTGTTAGGTCTATGGGAGGAGCGGATGAGCCAGGGACTATTTCGATATGACGTGACAACCTGTGAAACAAAGGTCATTCCTGGGAAATGTGGTTTTATTGCACAGCTGAATGAGGGGCGCCACCTAAAGAAGCGCCCAACAGAGTTTCGCATTGATAAGGTTCTTCAGCCTTTTGATGAGAACAAATTCAACTTTACCAAAGTGGGACAGGACGAAGTGCTTTTCAGGTTTGAACCAAGCACTGACTACAAACGGCGTTACTTTTCGGGCATGGGAGTAGACGCTGGTATTTCACCTAGTATTGTTGCTATCAAT GTGAGCCCTATTGAGTATGGCCACGTGCTTTTGATACCTCGAGTTCTTGATTGTTTACCTCAGAGAATTGGTCGTGATACTTTCACAATTGCTCTCCATTTTGCCAGAGAAATGGCAGATCCCTTCTTTAGGGTAGGTTATAACAGTTTGGGCGCTTTTGCTACCATTAACCACCTCCACTACCAG GCATATTACTTGTCAGTTCCATTTCCAGTTGAGAAAGCACCAGTACGGAAGATACTGGCAAGGAAGGGGCTGGGTGGCGCTGGAGTGATTGTTTCGAAGTTATTAAATTACCCTGTGAGAGGTTTTacttttgagggagaaaatggaAGTACCATCCGTGATTTGTCTGAGGTTGTTGTCAATTCCTGCATCTCCCTTCAGAATAAAAACATCCCTTTCAACATTCTCATTGCTCAGTGTGGAAAGAAGATTTTTCTGTTTCCCCAG TGTCCGCCAACAACTGTAACAGAGAAAGGAAGTCTCTTCACCTATGGCATAGCTGGGAACAACCGAGCCGCAAATGTGGGGTCTGGAGAGGATGGTGTGTACACtgccttacccctaccttga
- the LOC107860117 gene encoding protein C2-DOMAIN ABA-RELATED 3, with translation MENLLGLLRIRIHRGINLAIRDVTTSDPYVIVRMGKQKLKTRVVKKNLNPEWNEELTLSITEPILPIKLLVYDKDTFSLDDKMGDAELDIYPFIETVRKRFKNIPSGTIITKIKPSRQNCLSEESSIIWENDQVVQNVFMRLQNVERGEIELQLQWIDVPGSKGL, from the exons ATGGAGAATTTACTGGGTCTTTTGAGAATTCGTATACACAGGGGTATTAATTTGGCTATTAGAGATGTCACTACTAGTGATCCTTACGTTATTGTTAGGATGGGCAAACAG AAACTGAAGACTCGAGTGGTGAAGAAGAATCTCAATCCAGAATGGAATGAAGAGTTAACACTATCTATTACCGAACCAATCCTTCCAATCAAACTG CTTGTTTATGACAAGGATACATTTTCTCTCGATGATAAAATGGGGGATGCAGAACTTGACATATATCCATTTATAGAGACGGTGAGAAAGCGCTTCAAGAACATTCCAAGTGGAAccataatcacaaaaataaagcCAAGCAGGCAAAATTGTCTTTCAGAAGAGAGCTCCATTATCTGGGAAAATGATCAGGTTGTTCAAAATGTGTTTATGAGATTGCAAAATGTTGAGCGTGGCGAAATAGAGCTACAATTGCAGTGGATCGATGTTCCTGGTTCCAAGGGTCTGTAG